A stretch of DNA from Candidatus Cloacimonadota bacterium:
AATCGTTCAATCTCATCTTCGATCCTGGTTAGTTCTCGTTCCCAACTTTCACGTTCTGCCATAAAAATTGATTGTGCTTCCTGAGTATCAAGACTTTCATACATTATCCTGTCTGTATCAATATAGGCAATCTTAATAGTTTGAGCTACTAATAATGTCGTTGATAACAATAAGCTCAATAAGGTTGTTATTATGATTCTCTTCATCAAATCCTCCATCTCTTGACGAATTTCCTGTAAGAACGGACAAGTTACTTAACCGTATCAATAGTAGGTTGGAAAATAATGTTCGTTCCTTATTTATCTTTGCACTATTTTTTGGATACTTATATCAGTCAATAAATAATAATAGGGTTATTTGCTCTTATAAAATTCTTCAACTGCTTGATCTAACTGATTGATCATCTCATCCAGATTATCACTCTCAATGGACCTTGTATTCCCATTATCATAAGTGATTACTACACTGGAAAAACTCTTATAGTAATCTCTGATCTTGGATATCACTATAGAAATTTTTCCCACTTCCGAATCTTTTAACTTGATTATCGATTTCATTTCTTACTCCTAATAGTCGTAAGTATATTGATTTTCAAAGATCGGTTCTCCACTTTCATTATACCAAATTTCTTGTACTATCAAGCCATTAGAATCATATTCATAAACAGCTCGATGGTAGAACTCCTCATATCGATATTCTGTCTTACTTTGCATTAAACCATCTACATAACTGTAAACTCTACTTACCGTAACTTCCCCTGACTCGTTCAGCCAACTCTCTTCGATTAGATCACCATCTGAATTATAACTATAAAGATGTCTATTAACGATATCATCACGACGGTCTCTTTCAATATATTCGTTTAGAAATCCGTTTCGATATAAATAAATTGCCGTACTGATCAGATTATCATTTCTGTCATATTTGATTTCTTCAATTAGATCCCCATTGTCATAATTATAAACAGTTCTGGTCTGGATTTCGTCAAAGGGGGTCAGCCATAACTCTTCTACCAGATTACCATCTTGATCATAAGAATAATGATATTTGCTTCTTAAGACCTGTTCCCCTTTATACCAGATAGTATTGTCTAACTTTCCTGTTTGATCATCATACTCCAGAACTCTTCGCGTAACGACTACTCCATTGGGATTGAGCCACTTTTCGTCTATTAATCTTCCCTCTTCGTCATAATACTGTTTCTGATTTACTATATTATGACTCCATTTAGTTTGGATTGTAATGCCGAGCTCTTTGCGAATGAGTTGTTCTCTGTCGTCAGGAGTATCTTTTCTTGATACACCGCAAGAGGATAGGTAAAGCAAACCCAAAAGAGAGACCATTAGTATCAAGCTAACATTCTTGATCTCGATCATAGCATTTTTTTTCAATCTTTTCTCATTCTTTATTGTCATAATCTTTTATCCTGCCTTTAGTCATAAGTTTACTAAATTATGGAGATCTATTATTGTTTGTTAAACGTGTCAGCAAATCTTCTCAGAGAAGCAAATTGATAGTGTAATCTCTTTTCCGGATCAAAGCTATCTCCATTGACATCTCTTAGTTCAATATGCAAATGAGACGGTTTCCCACTGTTTCTAATATTACCTGTATATCCTGTTAAGCCAACCTGAGTATCACCGGTCACAATCTGTCCCTGTTCAACAAAAACTTCGTTCAGGTGGGCATAAAGACTCTCAATCCCTTCAGGATAGAGTATTCTCACGATTTTTCCATACTCGACACCTATAGAGTCAATTCTTGTTCTACCCGAATATCCAAATGATTGAAAGATGAAATCAGGGTCATTGCTAACATCAGTGACTATTCCTATTGGATAGATCGGATAGACAGGGGTATTCTCTGGAACATAGAGATCAACACCTTCATGAATTCGTCTAATATTTCCCGTTCTTCTTCCACTTCCATACAGATCAAATTCACCGTATTTGAGATATTTCTGTTTCAACTCAGCATAAGCATGATCATCTCCAAAGGGTGATTGATGTATGAAAGTACGATCTACAAATTCCGGTGTGACCAG
This window harbors:
- a CDS encoding M23 family metallopeptidase, whose protein sequence is MRRSKGKKLLNMQGTMFVILVLIIVLQFIRIGSLTKRLKGFTILDWSEETIMVELGSSIKYPAILVTPEFVDRTFIHQSPFGDDHAYAELKQKYLKYGEFDLYGSGRRTGNIRRIHEGVDLYVPENTPVYPIYPIGIVTDVSNDPDFIFQSFGYSGRTRIDSIGVEYGKIVRILYPEGIESLYAHLNEVFVEQGQIVTGDTQVGLTGYTGNIRNSGKPSHLHIELRDVNGDSFDPEKRLHYQFASLRRFADTFNKQ